From the genome of Metarhizium brunneum chromosome 4, complete sequence, one region includes:
- the ATR9 gene encoding Short-chain dehydrogenase/reductase ATR9 has product MANFKYIHKLRNARIVIFGATSGFGFAVAEAAIEHGANVILCGSNQQRLDGATKRLEASYSECTRGQITTAVCDLADVDNLEAQLQDMFNTITDNAVSKIDHIVFTADDSHAAPPVSKTTPNDIYLSLRLRVYSSTILAKVVAANDFLQHSPDASVTLTNGVNGHKPVKGWVVPGMASTALEGLVRGLAVDLAPVRVNLVSAGPVATELLAKLPQEYIDMYEAETLTKRLGRPEDVAEAYLYAMKDGSATGSIIFSDGGRRLV; this is encoded by the coding sequence ATGGCCAACTTCAAGTATATCCACAAACTCCGCAACGCGCGCATTGTCATATTTGGGGCCACTTCAGGATTTGGCTTCGCTGTTGCAGAGGCTGCTATTGAACATGGTGCCAATGTCATCTTATGCGGCTCTAATCAGCAGCGACTCGACGGGGCTACAAAGCGACTCGAGGCCTCATACTCTGAGTGTACTCGAGGTCAAATCACAACAGCTGTTTGTGATCTCGCTGATGTGGACAATCTGGAAGCCCAACTTCAGGACAtgttcaacaccatcaccgaTAATGCCGTATCCAAGATAGATCACATTGTTTTCACTGCCGACGACTCCCATGCAGCTCCGCCTGTGTCCAAGACTACACCCAACGACATTTATCTTTCATTGCGATTGCGAGTGTACTCGTccaccatcttggccaaagtTGTGGCGGCAAACGACTTTCTTCAGCACTCGCCGGATGCATCAGTCACGCTTACAAACGGGGTAAACGGCCACAAACCGGTAAAGGGCTGGGTCGTCCCTGGCATGGCCTCTACGGCCCTGGAAGGATTAGTACGTGGTTTGGCTGTTGACCTCGCTCCTGTGCGCGTCAATCTGGTTTCCGCTGGACCCGTGGCCACTGAACTgcttgccaagttgccacaGGAGTATATTGACATGTATGAAGCGGAAACTCTTACCAAGAGGCTGGGTCGTCCGGAAGATGTCGCCGAGGCCTACTTGTACGCGATGAAGGACGGGTCTGCGACCGGCTCTATTATCTTCTCCGACGGAGGCAGGAGGCTGGTTTAG
- the Mfsd5 gene encoding Molybdate-anion transporter, protein MTFYQAHLGIFAAATTYLVWSQHRRSSTKHDATTPCDVAAIEGHQDTKPSAEIHKFQLDFFLPYTLATAADWLQGPHIYALYKYDKHLSERMVAALYSAGFISGAISASFVGGAADRFGRKKACLLYCILYIITCLTMISDSLPILFLGRLTGGVGTTLLYSVFEAWMISDYHERGLQAFRLELAPIFSAMTTISCLVAIVSGVLGDVLVSASGTRIWPFMVAIACCCGSSALIWLNWRDNFGLCSLGHESIDSIRSGVRAITRDARVVSVGLISCVFEGTMYLFIFFWSAALQSSRIAADSTEDLPFGLIFSNFMCAMMAGSALVARLIQRSNGLRGSTDVLLVVVLLAACSLAMAAGLRSEIPVFWTFCLLEACIGAYLPAMASLKSELVEDNARGTIYSILRFPLNVFVVVGHSLDKEGSEHRNSVFLVCSALLVASFVIARRYLL, encoded by the exons ATGACCTTTTATCAAGCGCATTTGGGAATAtttgcagcagcaaccaccTACCTTGTATGGTCGCAGCACAGACGGTCGAGCACGAAACATGATGCGACAACACCTTGCGATGTCGCCGCCATCGAAGGCCACCAAGACACAAAGCCAAGCGCCGAGATTCACAAGTTTCAACTCGACTTCTTTCTTCCATATACACTAGCTACAGCAGCAGACTGGCTGCAG GGTCCGCATATATATGCTTTATACAAGTATGATAAACATCTCTCCGAGAGGATGGTTGCTGCCCTGTACTCTGCAGGGTTTATCTCGGGTGCCATCAGTGCATCcttcgtcggcggcgcaGCGGATAGATTTGGGCGGAAGAAGGCTTGTCTATTGTATTGCATTCTTTATATCATCACATGCTTGACCATGATTAGCGACAGCTTGCCGATATTATTCCTGGGACGATTGACCGGCGGGGTTGGCACGACGCTTCTCTACAGTGTTTTCGAGGCTTGGATGATCTCCGACTATCACGAGCGAGGCTTACAGGCTTTCAGATTGGAGCTTGCTCCTATATTCAGTGCCATGACTACCATTAGCTGCCTCGTTGCCATAGTATCTGGTGTTCTAGGCGACGTGCTTGTTTCAGCATCTGGCACAAGAATTTGGCCCTTCATGGTTGCTATAGCCTGTTGCTGTGGTTCCAGTGCGCTGATATGGCTGAACTGG CGCGATAATTTCGGTCTCTGTTCGCTGGGCCATGAATCGATAGACAGCATTCGATCTGGGGTTCGAGCCATCACTCGTGATGCTCGCGTTGTGTCGGTTGGCCTCATCTCATGCGTATTCGAAGGCACCATGTACctctttattttcttctGGTCCGCTGCCTTGCAGAGTTCCAGGATAGCAGCAGACTCAACCGAGGATCTGCCCTTTGGACTCATCTTCTCCAATTTCATgtgcgccatgatggccgggTCCGCATTGGTTGCCCGCCTTATTCAGCGCTCAAACGGATTGCGAGGCTCAACAGATGTTCTCCTTGTTGTGGTATTGCTAGCTGCttgctccttggccatggctgctgggcTCCGGAGTGAAATACCAGTATTCTGGAccttttgtcttcttgaaGCTTGCATCGGCGCTTACTTGCCCGCCATGGCGAGCTTGAAGAGTGAATTGGTCGAGGACAACGCCCGTGGAACGATTTACAGCATTCTGCGTTTTCCCCTCAACGTCTTCGTCGTGGTTGGGCACAGTCTAGACAAAGAAG GGAGTGAACATCGCAATAGTGTATTTTTAGTTTGTAGCGCGCTACTAGTCGCGTCCTTTGTCATTGCAAGAAGATATCTGCTGTAG